Proteins from a single region of Thermococcus sp. CX2:
- a CDS encoding class I SAM-dependent methyltransferase family protein, protein MPEKTQLIKPRIRAILSKELPTELVDKLPKHWTQIGDVLILPLREELEPYKHRIAEVYAEVLGVKAVLRKGRIGGEFRETNYELLYGNDTVTIHRENGILYKLDVAKVMFSPANVKERVRMAKIAKPDELVVDMFAGVGHLSLPMAVHGGARVIAIEKSPYTFRFLVENIELNKVQDRMTAYNIDNRDFPGENIADRILMGYVVKTHEFIPKALSIAKDEAIIHYHNTVPERLMPREPFETFQKTAREYGYEVEKLNELVIKRYAPGVWHVVLDLRVFKR, encoded by the coding sequence ATGCCGGAGAAAACCCAGTTAATCAAGCCGAGGATCAGGGCGATACTTTCAAAAGAGCTCCCCACGGAGTTAGTGGATAAGCTCCCAAAGCACTGGACGCAGATAGGCGACGTGCTAATCCTTCCGCTCAGGGAGGAGCTTGAGCCGTACAAACACAGGATAGCCGAGGTCTATGCGGAGGTTCTCGGCGTCAAGGCCGTGCTCAGAAAGGGGCGCATAGGTGGCGAATTTAGGGAGACAAACTATGAGCTCCTCTACGGGAACGACACTGTCACAATACACCGCGAGAACGGGATACTCTACAAGCTCGACGTGGCAAAGGTGATGTTCTCGCCGGCGAACGTCAAAGAGCGCGTTAGGATGGCCAAAATAGCAAAACCAGATGAGCTCGTCGTTGATATGTTTGCGGGAGTCGGCCATCTCAGCCTGCCGATGGCAGTTCACGGAGGGGCGAGGGTTATAGCCATAGAAAAGAGCCCTTACACCTTCCGCTTTCTGGTGGAGAACATCGAGCTTAACAAAGTGCAGGACAGGATGACGGCTTACAACATCGACAACCGCGACTTTCCAGGGGAGAACATCGCAGACAGGATTCTCATGGGGTACGTGGTGAAGACCCACGAGTTCATCCCTAAAGCGCTGAGCATAGCGAAGGACGAGGCGATAATCCACTACCACAACACCGTTCCCGAGAGGCTGATGCCGAGGGAACCCTTCGAGACGTTCCAGAAAACGGCCAGGGAATACGGCTACGAGGTGGAGAAGCTCAACGAGCTCGTTATAAAGCGCTACGCTCCAGGGGTGTGGCATGTGGTTCTGGATTTAAGGGTCTTCAAGCGGTAG
- the cas4 gene encoding CRISPR-associated protein Cas4: protein MGTEENDGLLEFYASEALTCPRRIYFRLKGYPERWPEFVRVRLNQGVNTHNVLGEILAKRFGFELEKHMILRSTRLGFEIHGRVDAIRDFPIEIKGKTSLPRVPYDYHLAQLNIYLRWAEAEYGYLYYIKLHDEPMKVISRIDFSRFPIVKGPNFKAFEVPYDGKLFRETLRHFYNVKRHYEKGKPPKGWNDYACRFCPYRYLCHPDEE from the coding sequence ATGGGCACTGAGGAAAACGACGGACTGCTTGAGTTTTACGCGAGCGAGGCCCTGACCTGCCCGAGGAGAATATACTTCAGGCTCAAGGGCTACCCCGAGAGGTGGCCCGAGTTCGTCAGGGTGAGGTTGAACCAGGGGGTAAACACCCACAACGTCCTCGGCGAGATTCTGGCAAAGCGCTTTGGCTTTGAGCTTGAGAAGCACATGATTCTGCGCTCCACTAGACTGGGCTTTGAGATCCACGGCAGAGTTGATGCCATAAGGGACTTTCCCATCGAGATAAAGGGCAAGACGAGCCTCCCGAGGGTTCCCTACGACTACCACTTGGCCCAGCTCAACATCTATCTCCGCTGGGCCGAAGCTGAGTACGGCTACCTCTACTACATAAAGCTTCACGACGAGCCGATGAAGGTCATCAGCAGGATAGACTTCTCCCGCTTCCCGATCGTCAAGGGGCCCAACTTTAAGGCCTTCGAGGTGCCCTACGACGGCAAGCTCTTCAGAGAGACGCTCAGGCACTTCTACAACGTCAAGAGGCACTATGAGAAAGGAAAGCCCCCCAAGGGCTGGAACGACTACGCCTGCAGGTTCTGTCCCTACAGGTATCTGTGCCATCCGGATGAAGAATGA
- a CDS encoding MBL fold metallo-hydrolase, with amino-acid sequence MALRRLGDSAYLYPGSPATLIRVFDEGCVLVDPGQGSGRHKDLKREVRKLGLDIKAQLATHGHADHVSVAPRINAPLFIHRFEFSIAESPLNRELLTFGSKAPKGFLAYQFPEEVKVHAVFEWGDEPFGLKAIRLNGHSPGMTGFLDEENGIIYAGDSFFGERLITAVGVPYFVEPELFKASIIELQNYVEKGYTLVPSHGKVVSGEEALKLLDFNLKRVEELEALIPGLLRTPMSLDELAFKIMGHYGVKVTPQKLALNLVPLRAIIAELYNEGKIEAVADNGLKWRTAP; translated from the coding sequence ATGGCATTGAGACGGTTGGGTGATTCTGCCTACCTGTATCCCGGGAGCCCTGCAACGCTCATCAGGGTTTTTGATGAAGGCTGTGTTCTTGTCGACCCCGGCCAGGGGAGCGGCAGGCATAAAGACCTGAAGAGGGAAGTTAGAAAGCTCGGACTGGATATCAAAGCCCAGCTCGCCACCCACGGCCATGCCGACCACGTTTCAGTTGCCCCGAGGATAAACGCTCCGCTCTTCATCCACCGTTTCGAGTTCTCCATCGCCGAGAGTCCCCTCAACAGGGAATTGCTCACCTTCGGCTCGAAAGCTCCCAAGGGCTTCCTGGCCTACCAGTTTCCAGAGGAAGTCAAAGTTCACGCCGTTTTTGAGTGGGGTGACGAGCCATTCGGCCTCAAGGCGATAAGGCTCAACGGACATTCGCCCGGAATGACGGGTTTTCTTGACGAGGAGAACGGGATAATCTACGCTGGCGATTCATTCTTTGGCGAGAGGCTGATAACGGCCGTAGGCGTTCCCTACTTCGTTGAGCCAGAATTATTTAAAGCTTCAATTATTGAATTGCAGAATTATGTAGAAAAGGGTTACACCCTCGTCCCCTCCCACGGGAAGGTCGTGAGCGGCGAGGAAGCTCTTAAGCTCCTTGACTTCAACCTGAAACGTGTCGAAGAGCTGGAGGCGTTAATTCCCGGGCTTCTCAGAACGCCGATGAGTCTCGACGAGCTGGCTTTTAAGATAATGGGGCACTACGGTGTCAAAGTTACTCCACAAAAACTCGCCCTTAACCTCGTCCCCCTGAGGGCAATTATAGCAGAGCTCTACAACGAGGGAAAAATAGAGGCCGTCGCGGATAATGGACTGAAGTGGAGAACCGCTCCATAA
- a CDS encoding 2,3-diphosphoglycerate synthetase translates to MRLALIDGEHYPDVTAWAIKKLGNVCCAVFLGGSEKIGSIEEVERKLGIKVYHSPNYLDAIRRALEENEVEEVVDLSDEPVLNYEDRFKIASICMLYGVAYRGADFYFKPSPMKRLGKPSIAIIGTGKRVGKTAVSGFVARTLKTIARPVIVTMGRGGPEEPELIEGDRFEITPEFLLKLAENGKHAASDHFEDALTSRVTTIGCRRCGGGMAGFPFFDVVDAGVKLAESLPNDLIILEGSGATFPAYKADRYVVVVGADQKLDFIRGYFGPFRLAMADIVVVTRADSVDEEKLKALENIIHDANPDADFHLTAFRPRPLGEVSGKRLGLVMTSGGALPKAKEHLEMLGAEVLYTSGNLSKRPLLWRDLEGFEGIDAVAVELKAAAVDVVTRWALERGIEVIYLDNEPVNIDGKDLGSAILTLGRSLLEGRA, encoded by the coding sequence ATGAGGCTCGCTCTAATCGATGGTGAGCACTATCCAGATGTCACTGCATGGGCGATTAAAAAGCTCGGTAACGTCTGCTGTGCCGTCTTCCTCGGGGGCAGCGAAAAGATTGGTAGTATCGAAGAGGTCGAGAGGAAGTTGGGGATTAAGGTTTATCATTCACCCAACTATCTTGATGCCATCAGGCGGGCGCTGGAGGAAAACGAAGTTGAAGAGGTCGTTGATCTGAGCGATGAGCCCGTCCTCAACTATGAGGACCGCTTTAAGATAGCATCCATCTGCATGCTCTACGGCGTGGCATACCGCGGTGCGGACTTCTACTTCAAGCCAAGCCCCATGAAAAGGCTTGGAAAGCCGAGTATAGCTATTATCGGCACCGGGAAGAGAGTGGGGAAGACGGCCGTGAGCGGCTTCGTGGCGAGAACCCTTAAGACGATAGCCAGACCCGTTATCGTCACCATGGGGCGCGGCGGTCCAGAGGAGCCTGAGCTGATAGAGGGAGACAGGTTCGAGATAACCCCAGAGTTCCTGCTTAAGCTGGCCGAGAACGGCAAGCACGCGGCATCAGATCACTTTGAGGATGCACTGACGTCGCGCGTTACAACAATAGGCTGCAGGCGCTGCGGCGGCGGCATGGCAGGCTTTCCCTTCTTCGATGTTGTGGACGCGGGAGTGAAGCTTGCCGAGAGCCTGCCCAACGACTTGATAATCCTAGAGGGCAGCGGGGCGACGTTTCCAGCTTATAAAGCCGACAGGTACGTTGTTGTGGTCGGTGCCGATCAGAAGCTGGACTTTATACGGGGCTACTTTGGGCCCTTCAGACTGGCAATGGCGGATATCGTCGTGGTTACGAGAGCAGACTCCGTGGATGAAGAAAAGCTGAAGGCCTTGGAAAACATCATCCACGATGCCAACCCTGACGCGGATTTTCACTTGACGGCCTTCCGTCCGAGACCCCTCGGTGAGGTCTCAGGGAAGAGGCTCGGCCTCGTGATGACCTCCGGTGGGGCCCTTCCAAAGGCGAAGGAGCACCTTGAAATGCTTGGCGCTGAAGTGCTATACACCTCGGGCAACCTCTCGAAGAGGCCACTCCTCTGGAGGGATTTGGAGGGCTTTGAGGGAATAGATGCCGTTGCCGTCGAGCTCAAAGCTGCTGCGGTTGACGTGGTTACGAGGTGGGCACTGGAGAGGGGGATAGAGGTCATCTATCTCGACAACGAGCCCGTCAATATCGACGGCAAAGACCTGGGGAGTGCCATATTAACCCTCGGCCGTTCCTTGCTGGAGGGGAGAGCATGA
- a CDS encoding 2-phosphoglycerate kinase, which produces MIIVTDPERKIRLPFSRGILTRSITLAGVDVGIAYIIATEVQKELKERKRKLITTDDIHELTYQKLLDHGLKEAAKRYLFWRQLRRLKVPITILLGGATGVGKSTIATELAFRLGIRSVIGTDTIREVMRKIIAPELLPDLHTSSFLAWKVIGEGRKENSPLIRGFENQVQHVSVGVNAVLERAYKEGFNAIIEGIHLVPGYIKLRENSFMYVITVGGRKDLEARFYERARYSKRPVDYYLKHIEAILEIQDFLIERAREHGVPVLNNVELENTINTIMEDIMERLMERIGEKLTSPSP; this is translated from the coding sequence ATGATAATCGTTACCGACCCGGAAAGGAAGATACGCCTTCCGTTCTCACGGGGAATCCTCACGCGCTCAATAACCCTCGCCGGGGTTGACGTGGGAATAGCGTACATCATAGCCACGGAGGTTCAGAAAGAACTGAAGGAGCGGAAGCGCAAGCTCATAACCACTGACGATATCCACGAGCTGACCTATCAGAAGCTCCTTGACCATGGTCTGAAGGAGGCAGCAAAGCGCTACCTCTTCTGGCGTCAGCTCAGACGCCTCAAGGTGCCGATAACCATACTGCTCGGCGGCGCCACAGGCGTGGGGAAATCAACCATAGCGACGGAGTTAGCCTTTCGCCTCGGGATCAGGAGCGTCATAGGCACGGATACGATACGGGAAGTCATGAGGAAGATAATAGCCCCCGAGCTCCTCCCTGACCTTCACACCTCATCCTTCCTCGCGTGGAAGGTAATAGGTGAGGGCAGGAAAGAGAATTCGCCTCTCATACGGGGCTTTGAGAACCAGGTTCAGCACGTCTCTGTTGGCGTCAACGCCGTCCTTGAGAGGGCTTACAAGGAGGGCTTCAACGCGATAATCGAGGGCATACACCTCGTTCCTGGATACATAAAGCTAAGGGAGAACAGTTTCATGTACGTGATAACCGTGGGTGGCCGAAAAGACCTTGAGGCCAGGTTCTACGAGAGGGCCCGCTACAGCAAAAGACCAGTGGACTACTACCTCAAGCACATTGAGGCGATCCTTGAGATTCAAGATTTCCTCATTGAACGTGCCAGGGAGCATGGTGTGCCGGTCCTCAACAACGTCGAGCTTGAGAACACGATTAACACCATCATGGAGGACATAATGGAGAGGCTTATGGAAAGAATTGGGGAGAAGCTGACCTCTCCTTCACCCTGA
- a CDS encoding metallophosphoesterase, producing MIRIAHISDTHITSDSAYKGYAYDLIVSEINRGNFDFVIHTGDVTNQGLREEYERASYELKKIQKPLVVIPGNHDVRNVGYELFQKFIGPLNGVFEFDNGVVIWVDSTIPDLSDGRVGGYKFKWLKAKLEEYSKRKFKIIAAHHHIVPLPDTGRERNVLFNAGDVLDLMLRHEVSLYTCGHKHVPNVYRVEDMVVDNAGCTSCRKTRKGDVNSYNIITLHDDGRIEVTIKRVTGEEAKKEHEPVRPKIFVPKEKRLFRIVQLSESNVSDRVYFRRKVLENAIRTINERIKPDLVIHCGDIVDMGIERYYEKAYEFYEKIKAQKLVVPGHNDITYLGYDLFREYFGDPKILEIGRFTFIPVISAQYETPIGVVGRIGQRIIAKHLEEYRETFTVVVMHHNIVPIPRSREMGFLEDAGDVLRMLTREKANLVLTGHGGNSFGIKVENTPIVNAGSVSWELHRNPYGNTFNLIDIYRDMVVVFEVQATWGSGRLLGMWKIKEPFNP from the coding sequence ATGATTCGAATAGCCCACATAAGCGACACGCACATAACCAGCGACTCTGCATACAAGGGCTACGCCTACGACCTCATAGTGAGCGAAATCAACAGGGGAAACTTCGACTTCGTGATCCACACGGGCGACGTCACCAATCAGGGACTGCGCGAGGAGTATGAACGGGCATCATACGAACTGAAGAAGATTCAGAAACCTCTGGTCGTCATCCCTGGAAACCACGACGTCAGAAACGTCGGTTATGAGCTCTTCCAGAAGTTCATTGGGCCTCTGAACGGCGTTTTTGAGTTCGATAATGGTGTCGTTATCTGGGTCGACTCGACGATTCCAGATTTGAGCGACGGCAGGGTCGGCGGCTATAAGTTCAAGTGGCTGAAAGCAAAGCTGGAGGAGTACTCCAAAAGGAAGTTCAAAATCATTGCTGCCCACCACCACATCGTCCCTCTGCCCGACACAGGGCGTGAGAGGAACGTGCTCTTCAACGCCGGCGACGTCCTCGATTTAATGCTCAGGCACGAGGTCAGCCTCTACACGTGCGGCCACAAGCATGTACCCAACGTTTACAGGGTTGAGGACATGGTAGTGGACAACGCGGGCTGCACCTCCTGCAGGAAGACGCGCAAGGGTGACGTGAACAGCTACAACATCATAACCCTTCACGATGACGGAAGGATCGAGGTTACTATAAAGCGCGTTACCGGAGAGGAGGCAAAGAAAGAGCACGAACCTGTAAGGCCAAAGATTTTCGTCCCCAAGGAGAAAAGGCTTTTCAGGATAGTCCAGCTCAGTGAGAGCAACGTCTCGGACAGGGTTTACTTCAGGAGAAAAGTGCTCGAAAACGCCATAAGAACGATAAACGAGCGCATAAAGCCAGACCTGGTGATCCACTGCGGCGATATCGTGGATATGGGGATAGAGAGGTACTACGAAAAGGCCTACGAGTTCTACGAGAAAATAAAAGCCCAGAAGCTCGTCGTTCCCGGCCACAATGACATAACATATCTCGGCTACGACCTCTTCAGAGAGTATTTCGGCGACCCGAAGATCCTCGAAATCGGGAGATTCACCTTTATTCCGGTGATAAGTGCCCAGTACGAGACACCGATCGGGGTTGTGGGAAGGATAGGACAGAGGATTATAGCCAAACACCTTGAGGAGTACCGCGAGACGTTCACGGTGGTGGTTATGCACCACAACATCGTGCCCATTCCGCGGAGCAGAGAGATGGGCTTCCTAGAGGATGCCGGAGACGTGCTAAGGATGCTGACAAGAGAAAAGGCCAACCTCGTTCTGACTGGCCACGGCGGCAACTCCTTCGGTATAAAGGTGGAGAATACACCCATAGTCAACGCCGGCTCGGTAAGCTGGGAGCTCCACAGGAACCCCTACGGGAACACCTTCAACCTCATAGACATATACCGCGACATGGTGGTGGTCTTCGAGGTACAGGCAACGTGGGGTTCAGGCAGACTGCTGGGGATGTGGAAAATAAAAGAGCCCTTCAACCCTTAA
- a CDS encoding cyclic nucleotide-binding/CBS domain-containing protein gives MEGKAPIKVYMTRKLIGVAPDDTVKRACEVMVEFDIGSLVVVEEGRVIGFFTKSDIIRRVVIPGLPNTTPVKDIMSPELIAVDANTPLREVLDLMAKKGIKHMLIEEEGKIVGIFSLSDLLTASRRKLETAIAAE, from the coding sequence ATGGAGGGGAAGGCTCCGATTAAGGTCTACATGACGAGAAAGCTCATCGGCGTCGCGCCCGACGATACGGTGAAGCGGGCCTGCGAAGTGATGGTCGAGTTCGACATCGGCTCCCTTGTGGTAGTGGAGGAGGGACGGGTCATCGGCTTCTTCACCAAGAGCGATATAATAAGGCGCGTTGTGATTCCCGGCCTTCCGAACACGACACCGGTGAAAGATATAATGAGCCCCGAGCTCATAGCGGTGGACGCAAACACCCCGCTCAGGGAAGTTCTCGATCTTATGGCCAAGAAGGGAATAAAGCACATGCTCATCGAGGAGGAAGGCAAGATAGTGGGCATCTTCAGCCTGAGCGACCTTCTCACCGCAAGCAGAAGAAAGCTCGAAACTGCCATAGCCGCGGAGTGA
- a CDS encoding class II glutamine amidotransferase, which yields MCRILFAAGDGKKIKPLVDAIVKASENDPYKERRGNGRQHRDGWGYVLVRDGSVRHYRSMKPIFEDSSAVASLKDALEGFSVLMVHTRAASQGAKNLFNVQPFAFSTRRGFSFWLLHNGDLEKEKIIELAELDEKDLRNASDSYTFAVYLCRRLPSPKLEDVLVHYRVIEETTKSVFNTMTLFQNSEGEFTAFITAKMAEKLLQKPERFDYSKLLLLREENLFAVASSTLELYHEAEYEVIPNETAFYLRISHEDVSVETVHL from the coding sequence ATGTGCCGCATACTGTTTGCAGCTGGAGACGGGAAGAAGATCAAACCCCTCGTCGATGCGATAGTCAAAGCCTCGGAGAATGACCCGTATAAGGAGCGTAGGGGAAATGGAAGACAGCACAGGGACGGTTGGGGCTACGTCCTGGTGAGAGACGGAAGCGTGAGGCACTACAGGAGCATGAAGCCAATATTTGAGGACTCTTCTGCCGTCGCGTCCCTAAAGGATGCCCTCGAGGGCTTCTCCGTTCTGATGGTTCACACGAGGGCAGCCAGCCAGGGGGCTAAGAACCTCTTCAACGTCCAGCCCTTCGCCTTCTCAACGAGACGGGGCTTCAGCTTCTGGCTACTTCACAACGGAGACCTCGAAAAGGAGAAGATAATCGAGCTCGCCGAGCTGGACGAGAAAGACCTGAGGAACGCCTCCGACAGCTACACCTTTGCCGTGTACCTCTGCAGGAGGCTCCCGAGTCCCAAACTGGAGGATGTTCTCGTCCACTACCGCGTAATCGAGGAGACCACTAAGAGTGTCTTCAACACGATGACACTGTTCCAGAACTCCGAGGGAGAGTTTACGGCATTTATAACGGCTAAGATGGCCGAGAAACTCCTCCAAAAGCCCGAGCGGTTCGACTACTCCAAGCTCCTCCTTCTGAGGGAGGAGAACCTATTTGCCGTGGCTTCCTCAACGCTGGAGCTCTATCACGAAGCCGAATACGAGGTCATCCCCAACGAGACAGCCTTCTACCTGCGGATTTCTCATGAGGATGTCAGCGTTGAGACCGTTCATCTGTGA
- a CDS encoding Rossmann-like domain-containing protein — MLLREIKRKALKLVEEDFRIIDFSFALPYTYVLIEGERGRALGVAMTLPEEVGTYRTSIEEPSLEVFIEKADSLNVIERTLALAAINAVSQYYIDVSNAPNLDVVELLDESFEKVAVIGNMPPVVRTIRERGFDVYVFERNPKLWDRNTLSDALEYWLLPEVDAVIASGSAILNGTLEMMLDRAKRARLFVLTGPTAQLLPEFLRGSGVTHLAAMKVMDIDMALMKLKLGSFRGFEAGSRKYIIRVGG, encoded by the coding sequence ATGCTGCTGAGGGAAATAAAGAGGAAAGCTCTTAAGCTGGTGGAGGAAGACTTCAGAATCATCGACTTCTCCTTCGCCCTGCCATACACCTACGTCCTCATAGAGGGAGAGCGCGGAAGGGCCCTCGGTGTGGCAATGACCCTCCCCGAGGAAGTGGGCACCTACAGGACTTCGATTGAGGAGCCTTCTCTAGAGGTTTTCATCGAAAAGGCGGACAGCCTCAACGTCATCGAGCGAACGCTTGCCCTGGCGGCGATAAACGCGGTTTCTCAATACTACATCGACGTCTCAAATGCGCCGAACTTGGACGTGGTCGAGCTTCTGGATGAGAGCTTTGAAAAGGTCGCCGTCATCGGCAACATGCCTCCCGTGGTGAGGACTATCCGCGAGAGGGGCTTTGATGTTTATGTCTTCGAGCGGAATCCGAAGCTCTGGGACAGGAACACTCTCAGCGATGCCCTCGAGTACTGGCTTCTGCCAGAGGTCGACGCGGTGATAGCGAGCGGTTCAGCCATCCTGAACGGGACCCTTGAGATGATGCTCGACAGGGCAAAGCGGGCTAGGCTTTTCGTCCTCACGGGACCGACTGCCCAGCTCCTGCCAGAGTTCCTCAGGGGAAGTGGAGTTACTCATCTAGCCGCCATGAAAGTTATGGACATCGATATGGCCTTGATGAAGCTCAAGCTTGGTTCCTTCAGGGGTTTTGAGGCGGGTAGCAGGAAGTACATCATTCGGGTCGGTGGGTGA
- a CDS encoding type I restriction enzyme HsdR N-terminal domain-containing protein, with translation MEELRKAIISVAKKVRAHRSLYEKNEEAVKQHLIGEIFQALGWDWNNPEEVRPEERTEDGRADYALILDGNVFAYVEAKNLGVNILKNDKPLRQLGRYCFNSGVRYGILTNGAVWIALKAFEEGSRLSDRVLLITNIEEEPLNKVVLKLSLLSKSRIRDIERLASLLKALELSFAGLRKEGYSEEMLIEYLTSKGGTNLVPVEDLTGTEAPKAAYVYDNGWKLLPLPERSIKGVLLAVLLYMEKNSHGPQREEIRKAYEHIRAMTISPRTALEILKKLEEEEKLRISVEL, from the coding sequence ATGGAAGAGCTTAGAAAAGCCATTATCAGCGTTGCTAAGAAGGTGCGCGCTCACAGATCTCTCTACGAGAAGAACGAAGAGGCTGTAAAGCAGCATCTAATCGGGGAGATATTTCAGGCCCTTGGCTGGGACTGGAACAACCCCGAGGAAGTTAGACCGGAGGAGAGGACCGAGGACGGAAGGGCCGATTATGCCCTCATCCTCGATGGTAACGTCTTCGCCTACGTTGAGGCCAAGAACCTCGGTGTGAACATCCTCAAGAATGATAAGCCGCTCAGACAGCTCGGTCGCTACTGCTTCAACTCGGGCGTGAGGTATGGCATACTGACGAACGGGGCCGTTTGGATAGCCCTAAAGGCCTTTGAGGAAGGCTCGAGGCTGAGCGATAGGGTTCTTCTTATCACCAACATCGAGGAGGAGCCCCTGAACAAGGTTGTTCTCAAGCTCTCTCTTCTGTCGAAGTCCCGTATCAGGGACATTGAAAGGCTGGCATCGCTCCTTAAAGCCCTCGAGCTGAGCTTTGCAGGATTGAGGAAAGAGGGCTATTCGGAAGAGATGCTCATCGAGTATTTAACTTCCAAGGGAGGTACGAACCTCGTTCCCGTCGAGGATCTTACCGGGACGGAGGCGCCCAAGGCAGCTTACGTTTATGACAACGGCTGGAAGCTCCTCCCACTGCCCGAGAGGAGCATTAAAGGCGTCCTGCTCGCGGTCCTGCTCTACATGGAAAAGAACTCCCATGGCCCCCAGAGGGAAGAAATCAGGAAAGCCTACGAACACATAAGGGCGATGACAATAAGCCCCAGAACCGCCCTTGAAATTCTGAAGAAGCTCGAGGAGGAAGAAAAGCTAAGGATTTCCGTAGAGCTTTAG
- a CDS encoding AIR synthase family protein — protein MLPPGKIPPEKLREIVFNRLGAPGERVIIKSDLGVDATAIDFGSSVLVASTDPITGAEERIGFYAVHINANDVATFGAKPKWFLVSILLPENADEALLAKIMNELHESAEKLGVAIVGGHTEVTPGLHRPIVVGTMLGEVSKEKLVTSNGAKPDDAIILTKWAGLEGTSIIASEREEELVKVFGREFVERAKSFISMISVVEDALTANEVGVDAMHDPTEGGITNGLHEMADAAELGFRVYAEKIPIREETLKICEFYDLNPLALISSGALMIAAPKEKAEGIISALKGKGINASVIGEFLEDKDSRVIVENGRERPLERPESDELWKIV, from the coding sequence ATGCTGCCGCCAGGCAAAATTCCCCCAGAAAAACTCAGGGAGATAGTGTTCAACCGCCTGGGAGCCCCAGGCGAGAGGGTTATAATTAAATCAGACCTCGGGGTAGATGCCACTGCAATCGATTTCGGTTCTTCCGTTTTGGTTGCCTCCACTGACCCGATAACCGGGGCCGAGGAGAGAATAGGCTTCTATGCGGTTCACATCAACGCGAACGACGTTGCGACCTTCGGCGCCAAGCCCAAGTGGTTTTTAGTTTCTATCCTCCTCCCCGAAAATGCCGACGAGGCCTTGCTCGCCAAGATTATGAACGAGCTCCACGAGAGCGCCGAAAAGCTTGGCGTGGCGATAGTCGGCGGCCACACGGAGGTCACTCCGGGCCTCCACAGGCCGATAGTGGTCGGCACCATGCTTGGGGAGGTTTCGAAGGAGAAGCTCGTAACCTCAAACGGTGCCAAACCAGACGATGCCATAATCCTCACCAAGTGGGCTGGTTTGGAGGGCACCTCCATCATAGCGAGCGAGCGTGAGGAGGAACTGGTAAAGGTCTTCGGGAGAGAGTTCGTCGAGAGGGCCAAGTCCTTCATCTCGATGATAAGCGTCGTTGAGGACGCCCTCACGGCCAACGAGGTCGGCGTTGATGCAATGCACGACCCCACCGAGGGCGGAATAACCAACGGCCTCCACGAGATGGCAGACGCTGCCGAACTTGGCTTCCGCGTTTACGCAGAGAAGATCCCGATAAGGGAAGAAACGCTGAAAATCTGTGAGTTTTACGACCTCAATCCGCTCGCCCTCATCAGCTCAGGTGCGCTTATGATAGCCGCTCCCAAAGAAAAGGCCGAGGGTATAATCTCCGCCCTCAAGGGGAAGGGCATAAACGCCTCGGTAATCGGGGAGTTCCTGGAAGACAAAGACTCAAGGGTAATAGTTGAGAACGGAAGGGAAAGGCCCCTTGAGAGGCCGGAGAGCGACGAGCTCTGGAAGATCGTCTAA
- a CDS encoding winged helix-turn-helix domain-containing protein, which yields MVESIQELAVIAEALSSPIRVKILKMLCEKEWYVYELAKTLGISRQLLYLHLKKLEKANLVESELRLEPNDPRAKKYYKAKPFKLIIDNEIVKNLKEV from the coding sequence ATGGTCGAGAGCATCCAAGAGCTGGCAGTGATCGCGGAAGCCCTGAGTTCTCCAATCAGGGTGAAGATACTCAAGATGCTCTGCGAGAAGGAGTGGTACGTTTACGAGCTCGCCAAGACCTTAGGGATTTCTCGTCAGCTGCTTTATCTCCATCTTAAGAAGCTGGAGAAGGCCAACCTCGTTGAGAGCGAGCTCCGCCTGGAGCCGAACGACCCAAGGGCAAAGAAGTATTACAAAGCAAAACCCTTCAAGCTCATAATCGATAACGAGATTGTGAAAAACCTGAAGGAGGTGTGA